The following coding sequences lie in one Arabidopsis thaliana chromosome 3, partial sequence genomic window:
- the HMT-1 gene encoding Homocysteine S-methyltransferase family protein (HMT-1; CONTAINS InterPro DOMAIN/s: Homocysteine S-methyltransferase (InterPro:IPR003726); BEST Arabidopsis thaliana protein match is: homocysteine S-methyltransferase 3 (TAIR:AT3G22740.1); Has 6959 Blast hits to 6951 proteins in 1900 species: Archae - 4; Bacteria - 4284; Metazoa - 376; Fungi - 135; Plants - 163; Viruses - 0; Other Eukaryotes - 1997 (source: NCBI BLink).), translating to MVLEKKSALLEDLIKKCGGCAVVDGGFATQLEIHGAAINDPLWSAVSLIKNPELIKRVHMEYLEAGADIVVTSSYQATIPGFLSRGLSIEESESLLQKSVELAVEARDRFWEKVSKVSGHSYNRALVAASIGSYGAYLADGSEYSGHYGENVSLDKLKDFHRRRLQVLVEAGPDLLAFETIPNKLEAQACVELLEEEKVQIPAWICFTSVDGEKAPSGESFEECLEPLNKSNNIYAVGINCAPPQFIENLIRKFAKLTKKAIVVYPNSGEVWDGKAKQWLPSQCFGDDEFEMFATKWRDLGAKLIGGCCRTTPSTINAISRDLKRR from the exons AtggttttggagaaaaaatcTGCATTGTTGGAAGATTTGATAAAGAAATGCGGCGGTTGTGCGGTGGTCGACGGTGGTTTCGCTACCCAGCTTGAGATTCACGGCGCCGCCATTAACGACCCTTTGTGGAGTGCTGTTTCTCTCATCAAAAATCCTGAGCTCATCAAAAGG gttCACATGGAATATTTGGAAGCTGGTGCAGACATTGTGGTTACTTCATCTTATCAG GCTACGATCCCGGGGTTTCTTTCTAGAGGTTTATCAATAGAAGAGAGCGAGTCTTTGCTTCAAAAGAGTGTAGAATTAGCTGTTGAAGCTCGTGATAGATTCTGGGAGAAAGTGAGCAAGGTTTCAGGACATAGCTATAACAGAGCTCTTGTAGCTGCATCTATTGGAAGCTATGGTGCTTATCTTGCTGATGGCTCTGAGTACAG TGGTCACTATGGTGAGAATGTAAGTTTGGATAAACTAAAGGACTTTCACAGGAGAAGACTTCAAGTCTTAGTGGAAGCTGGTCCTGATCTTCTTGCTTTTGAAACCATACCGAATAAACTCGAAGCTCAGGCTTGCGTTGAGCTtttggaggaagagaaagtGCAAATCCCAGCATGGATCTGCTTCACATCTGTAGATGGTGAGAAAGCTCCATCAGGAGAGAGCTTTGAGGAATGTCTTGAACCTCTTAACAAAAGCAACAATATTTACGCAGTTGGTATTAACTGCGCACCTCCTCAATTCATCGAAAATCTGATTCGCAAATTCGCCAAG CTGACGAAGAAAGCAATCGTTGTTTACCCGAATAGCGGAGAGGTTTGGGATGGAAAAGCTAAACAATGGCTG CCATCACAATgctttggtgatgatgaatttgAGATGTTTGCAACGAAATGGCGTGACCTTGGAGCTAAACTCATCGGAGGATGTTGCAGGACTACACCTTCCACCATTAACGCTATCTCCAGAGATTTGAAACGAAGATGA
- the HMT-1 gene encoding Homocysteine S-methyltransferase family protein (HMT-1; CONTAINS InterPro DOMAIN/s: Homocysteine S-methyltransferase (InterPro:IPR003726); BEST Arabidopsis thaliana protein match is: homocysteine S-methyltransferase 3 (TAIR:AT3G22740.1).) — MVLEKKSALLEDLIKKCGGCAVVDGGFATQLEIHGAAINDPLWSAVSLIKNPELIKRVHMEYLEAGADIVVTSSYQATIPGFLSRGLSIEESESLLQKSVELAVEARDRFWEKVSKVSGHSYNRALVAASIGSYGAYLADGSEYSGHYGENVSLDKLKDFHRRRLQVLVEAGPDLLAFETIPNKLEAQACVELLEEEKVQIPAWICFTSVDGEKAPSGESFEECLEPLNKSNNIYALTKKAIVVYPNSGEVWDGKAKQWLPSQCFGDDEFEMFATKWRDLGAKLIGGCCRTTPSTINAISRDLKRR, encoded by the exons AtggttttggagaaaaaatcTGCATTGTTGGAAGATTTGATAAAGAAATGCGGCGGTTGTGCGGTGGTCGACGGTGGTTTCGCTACCCAGCTTGAGATTCACGGCGCCGCCATTAACGACCCTTTGTGGAGTGCTGTTTCTCTCATCAAAAATCCTGAGCTCATCAAAAGG gttCACATGGAATATTTGGAAGCTGGTGCAGACATTGTGGTTACTTCATCTTATCAG GCTACGATCCCGGGGTTTCTTTCTAGAGGTTTATCAATAGAAGAGAGCGAGTCTTTGCTTCAAAAGAGTGTAGAATTAGCTGTTGAAGCTCGTGATAGATTCTGGGAGAAAGTGAGCAAGGTTTCAGGACATAGCTATAACAGAGCTCTTGTAGCTGCATCTATTGGAAGCTATGGTGCTTATCTTGCTGATGGCTCTGAGTACAG TGGTCACTATGGTGAGAATGTAAGTTTGGATAAACTAAAGGACTTTCACAGGAGAAGACTTCAAGTCTTAGTGGAAGCTGGTCCTGATCTTCTTGCTTTTGAAACCATACCGAATAAACTCGAAGCTCAGGCTTGCGTTGAGCTtttggaggaagagaaagtGCAAATCCCAGCATGGATCTGCTTCACATCTGTAGATGGTGAGAAAGCTCCATCAGGAGAGAGCTTTGAGGAATGTCTTGAACCTCTTAACAAAAGCAACAATATTTACGCA CTGACGAAGAAAGCAATCGTTGTTTACCCGAATAGCGGAGAGGTTTGGGATGGAAAAGCTAAACAATGGCTG CCATCACAATgctttggtgatgatgaatttgAGATGTTTGCAACGAAATGGCGTGACCTTGGAGCTAAACTCATCGGAGGATGTTGCAGGACTACACCTTCCACCATTAACGCTATCTCCAGAGATTTGAAACGAAGATGA
- the HMT-1 gene encoding Homocysteine S-methyltransferase family protein (HMT-1; CONTAINS InterPro DOMAIN/s: Homocysteine S-methyltransferase (InterPro:IPR003726); BEST Arabidopsis thaliana protein match is: homocysteine S-methyltransferase 3 (TAIR:AT3G22740.1); Has 35333 Blast hits to 34131 proteins in 2444 species: Archae - 798; Bacteria - 22429; Metazoa - 974; Fungi - 991; Plants - 531; Viruses - 0; Other Eukaryotes - 9610 (source: NCBI BLink).) has protein sequence MVLEKKSALLEDLIKKCGGCAVVDGGFATQLEIHGAAINDPLWSAVSLIKNPELIKRVHMEYLEAGADIVVTSSYQATIPGFLSRGLSIEESESLLQKSVELAVEARDRFWEKVSKVSGHSYNRALVAASIGSYGAYLADGSEYSGHYGENVSLDKLKDFHRRRLQVLVEAGPDLLAFETIPNKLEAQACVELLEEEKVQIPAWICFTSVDGEKAPSGESFEECLEPLNKSNNIYAVGINCAPPQFIENLIRKFAKATDEESNRCLPE, from the exons AtggttttggagaaaaaatcTGCATTGTTGGAAGATTTGATAAAGAAATGCGGCGGTTGTGCGGTGGTCGACGGTGGTTTCGCTACCCAGCTTGAGATTCACGGCGCCGCCATTAACGACCCTTTGTGGAGTGCTGTTTCTCTCATCAAAAATCCTGAGCTCATCAAAAGG gttCACATGGAATATTTGGAAGCTGGTGCAGACATTGTGGTTACTTCATCTTATCAG GCTACGATCCCGGGGTTTCTTTCTAGAGGTTTATCAATAGAAGAGAGCGAGTCTTTGCTTCAAAAGAGTGTAGAATTAGCTGTTGAAGCTCGTGATAGATTCTGGGAGAAAGTGAGCAAGGTTTCAGGACATAGCTATAACAGAGCTCTTGTAGCTGCATCTATTGGAAGCTATGGTGCTTATCTTGCTGATGGCTCTGAGTACAG TGGTCACTATGGTGAGAATGTAAGTTTGGATAAACTAAAGGACTTTCACAGGAGAAGACTTCAAGTCTTAGTGGAAGCTGGTCCTGATCTTCTTGCTTTTGAAACCATACCGAATAAACTCGAAGCTCAGGCTTGCGTTGAGCTtttggaggaagagaaagtGCAAATCCCAGCATGGATCTGCTTCACATCTGTAGATGGTGAGAAAGCTCCATCAGGAGAGAGCTTTGAGGAATGTCTTGAACCTCTTAACAAAAGCAACAATATTTACGCAGTTGGTATTAACTGCGCACCTCCTCAATTCATCGAAAATCTGATTCGCAAATTCGCCAAGGCAA CTGACGAAGAAAGCAATCGTTGTTTACCCGAATAG
- the CLE27 gene encoding CLAVATA3/ESR-RELATED 27 (CLAVATA3/ESR-RELATED 27 (CLE27); Has 9 Blast hits to 9 proteins in 4 species: Archae - 0; Bacteria - 0; Metazoa - 0; Fungi - 0; Plants - 9; Viruses - 0; Other Eukaryotes - 0 (source: NCBI BLink).) — translation MTHAREWRSSLTTTLLMVILLSYMLHLFCVYSRVGAIRIFPETPASGKRQEEDLMKKYFGAGKFPPVDSFVGKGISESKRIVPSCPDPLHN, via the coding sequence ATGACTCATGCTCGAGAATGGAGAAGCTCTTTGACTACTACACTTCTAATGGTGATCTTGCTTTCTTATATGCTCCATCTCTTCTGTGTATATTCACGGGTAGGGGCAATTCGGATATTTCCAGAAACTCCGGCTTCGGGTaagagacaagaagaagatctaaTGAAGAAGTACTTCGGCGCCGGGAAATTTCCACCGGTGGATTCTTTTGTCGGTAAAGGGATCAGTGAGAGTAAAAGAATAGTACCAAGTTGTCCGGATCCTTTGCATAACTAG
- a CDS encoding MAP kinase kinase kinase, putative (DUF1644) (FUNCTIONS IN: zinc ion binding; INVOLVED IN: biological_process unknown; LOCATED IN: intracellular; EXPRESSED IN: 23 plant structures; EXPRESSED DURING: 15 growth stages; CONTAINS InterPro DOMAIN/s: Zinc finger, C2H2-like (InterPro:IPR015880), Protein of unknown function DUF1644 (InterPro:IPR012866); BEST Arabidopsis thaliana protein match is: Protein of unknown function (DUF1644) (TAIR:AT3G24740.2); Has 1139 Blast hits to 687 proteins in 95 species: Archae - 0; Bacteria - 20; Metazoa - 459; Fungi - 70; Plants - 423; Viruses - 6; Other Eukaryotes - 161 (source: NCBI BLink).) produces MPKERKERSVSLDKYKRSPLCCEASLALKPSEKQVKEWEEARCPVCMEHPHNGILLICSSYENGCRPYMCDTSHRHSNCFDQFRKASKEKPSLSLLREEEESNEPTEMEDVDSDSTAVNLLGEAASEITVVDLSDGERGEEEVEEEEEEVVVEEEEEGIVTTEEDQEKNKPQKLTCPLCRGHIKEWVVVKAARCFMNSKHRSCSCETCDFSGSYSDLRKHARLLHPGVRPSEADPERQRSWRRLERQSDLGDLLSTLQSSFGGDEISNDDGFLFADTRLLTVYFLIRVFRPESSGSRSSSWSGTSRARTHTSGRRRSSRPASLWGESYEGNTGTSPRDEENNQSSDEQVSGTRRRRSRRRTVIDDDDEEEEP; encoded by the coding sequence ATGCCGAAAGAGAGGAAAGAACGGTCCGTATCTCTTGATAAGTATAAACGATCGCCACTGTGTTGTGAGGCAAGCCTTGCTTTGAAGCCGAGTGAGAAACAAGTTAAGGAATGGGAAGAGGCTCGTTGTCCTGTTTGTATGGAACATCCTCACAATGGGATTCTTCTCATTTGTTCTTCTTATGAAAATGGTTGTCGACCTTACATGTGCGACACTAGCCATCGGCATTCTAACTGTTTCGATCAGTTCCGCAAAGCTTCTAAAGAGAAACCTTCTTTGTCTTTACTTcgtgaggaagaggaaagtAATGAACCAACTGAGATGGAAGATGTGGATTCAGACTCAACTGCTGTAAATCTATTAGGAGAAGCTGCATCTGAGATAACAGTTGTGGATTTAAGTGATGgtgagagaggagaagaagaagtagaagaagaagaagaagaagtagtagtagaagaagaagaagaaggaattgtaacaacagaagaagatcaagaaaaaaacaaaccacaaAAGCTTACTTGTCCGTTATGTCGTGGACATATAAAAGAATGGGTAGTTGTTAAAGCAGCTCGATGTTTCATGAACTCAAAACATAGAAGCTGTTCTTGTGAGACTTGTGATTTCAGTGGAAGCTATTCCGATCTGAGAAAGCACGCAAGGCTTCTACATCCAGGAGTTAGGCCATCAGAAGCAGATccagagagacagagaagctGGAGGAGGCTAGAAAGGCAGAGCGATTTAGGGGATTTACTTAGCACACTCCAATCTTCTTTTGGAGGAGATGAAATAAGTAACGATGATGGGTTTCTATTTGCTGATACTCGCTTGCTTACAGTGTACTTTCTCATCCGCGTGTTTAGACCAGAATCGAGTGGCTCAAGGAGTAGTAGCTGGTCTGGTACATCTAGAGCTAGGACACATACAAGtgggagaagaagatcttcAAGACCTGCAAGTCTTTGGGGAGAGAGCTATGAAGGTAATACAGGAACATCACCTAGAGATGAGGAGAATAATCAATCTTCTGATGAACAAGTGTCTGGAACTCGGAGACGTCGTTCTAGAAGAAGAACTgtcattgatgatgatgatgaagaagaagaaccgtGA
- the RPL15 gene encoding ribosomal protein L15 (ribosomal protein L15 (RPL15); FUNCTIONS IN: structural constituent of ribosome; INVOLVED IN: translation; LOCATED IN: plastid large ribosomal subunit, chloroplast stroma, chloroplast; EXPRESSED IN: 24 plant structures; EXPRESSED DURING: 15 growth stages; CONTAINS InterPro DOMAIN/s: Ribosomal protein L18e/L15 (InterPro:IPR021131), Ribosomal protein L15, bacterial-type (InterPro:IPR005749), Ribosomal protein L15, conserved site (InterPro:IPR001196); BEST Arabidopsis thaliana protein match is: Ribosomal protein L18e/L15 superfamily protein (TAIR:AT5G64670.1); Has 7744 Blast hits to 7744 proteins in 2658 species: Archae - 15; Bacteria - 5386; Metazoa - 72; Fungi - 86; Plants - 90; Viruses - 0; Other Eukaryotes - 2095 (source: NCBI BLink).), whose amino-acid sequence MATPLSISSNPLTSRHCYRLHLSSTSFKGNVSVLGANPSQILSLKLNQTLKTRNQQQFARPLVVVSQTAATSSAVVAPERFRLDNLGPQPGSRKKQKRKGRGISAGQGASCGFGMRGQKSRSGPGIMRGFEGGQTALYRRLPKLRGIAGGMRSGLPKYLPVNIKDIETAGFQEGDEVSLETLKQKGLINPSGRERKLPLKILGTGELSMKLTFKARAFSTQAKEKLEASGCTLTVLPGRKKWVKPSVAKNQARADEYFAKKRAAAAEAATSEPAASA is encoded by the exons ATGGCTACTCCACTCTCAATCTCATCAAATCCTCTCACCTCCCGCCATTGTTACCGTCTCCACTTATCTTCTACTTCATTCAAG GGAAATGTAAGTGTTTTGGGGGCAAACCCAAGTCAGATTCTATCTCTGAAACTCAACCAAACCCTTAAAACGAGAAACCAACAGCAATTTGCGAGACCCCTTGTTGTGGTTAGCCAAACGGCGGCTACGTCGTCGGCAGTTGTAGCTCCGGAGAGATTCCGTTTGGATAATCTTGGACCACAGCCAGGTTcgaggaagaagcagaagagaaaAGGTAGAGGTATCTCTGCAGGACAAGGAGCAAGTTGTGGTTTTGGTATGAGAGGTCAGAAATCAAGATCGGGTCCTGGGATTATGAGAGGCTTTGAAGGTGGTCAAACTGCTCTTTATCGTCGTCTTCCCAAACTTAGAGGAATCGCTGGAg GTATGCGTTCAGGATTACCTAAATACTTACCGGTTAATATCAAAGACATAGAAACAGCTGGGTTTCAAGAGGGAGATGAAGTGTCATTGGAGACATTGAAGCAAAAGGGTTTGATTAATCCTTCAGGGAGAGAAAGGAAACTCCCTCTTAAG ATTCTGGGTACAGGAGAACTAAGCATGAAGCTCACCTTCAAAGCTCGTGCCTTCTCAACACAAGCAAAAGAGAAGCTTGAAGCTTCAGGTTGTACACTCACTGTGTTGCCGGGAAGAAAGAAATGGGTTAAGCCATCTGTTGCAAAGAACCAAGCACGAGCAGATGAATACTTTGCCAAGAAGAGAGCTGCAGCAGCAGAAGCAGCAACTTCAGAGCCAGCAGCCTCTGCTTAA
- a CDS encoding Adenine nucleotide alpha hydrolases-like superfamily protein (Adenine nucleotide alpha hydrolases-like superfamily protein; FUNCTIONS IN: molecular_function unknown; INVOLVED IN: response to stress; LOCATED IN: cellular_component unknown; EXPRESSED IN: 7 plant structures; EXPRESSED DURING: petal differentiation and expansion stage; CONTAINS InterPro DOMAIN/s: UspA (InterPro:IPR006016), Rossmann-like alpha/beta/alpha sandwich fold (InterPro:IPR014729); BEST Arabidopsis thaliana protein match is: Adenine nucleotide alpha hydrolases-like superfamily protein (TAIR:AT1G68300.1); Has 150 Blast hits to 150 proteins in 15 species: Archae - 0; Bacteria - 0; Metazoa - 0; Fungi - 0; Plants - 150; Viruses - 0; Other Eukaryotes - 0 (source: NCBI BLink).), which produces MKNVMLIIDESNASYDLLIWALENQKDTIESSKVYIFAKQPQNSFTPPTVLSSSVGFAQIFYPFSPNSELIRLAQEKNMKIALGILEKAKKICLNHGIKAETFTDDGDPKDLIRKIIQERNINLIVTSDQQSLKKCTQNTDCSLLVVKKRLRKD; this is translated from the exons atgaagaatgtTATGCTGATTATTGACGAGAGCAACGCAAGTTATGATTTACTCATTTGGGCActtgaaaaccaaaaagatacCATTGAGAGCTCCAAAGTTTATATCTTTGCAAAACAGCCACAAAATTCCTTTACTCCTCCTACCGTACTTTCTTCATCAGTCGGCTTTGCTCAAATTTTCTATCCATTTTCACCTA ATTCAGAACTCATAAGATTGGCTcaagaaaagaatatgaaaattgcTTTGGGTATATTAGAGAAAGCCAAGAAGATATGTTTAAATCATGGG ATCAAGGCAGAGACATTTACTGATGATGGAGACCCTAAAGATCTAATCCGCAAGATAATTCAAGAacgaaatatcaatttaataGTTACGAGCGATCAACAAAGTCtcaaaaa GTGTACACAAAATACAGATTGTTCTCTTCTTGTCGTGAAGAAAAGACTTCGCAAAGATTAA
- a CDS encoding TFIIB zinc-binding protein (TFIIB zinc-binding protein; FUNCTIONS IN: transcription regulator activity, DNA binding, sequence-specific DNA binding transcription factor activity, zinc ion binding, nucleic acid binding; INVOLVED IN: RNA elongation, regulation of transcription, DNA-dependent, regulation of transcription; LOCATED IN: nucleus; EXPRESSED IN: 21 plant structures; EXPRESSED DURING: 13 growth stages; CONTAINS InterPro DOMAIN/s: Zinc finger, TFIIS-type (InterPro:IPR001222); BEST Arabidopsis thaliana protein match is: unknown protein (TAIR:AT1G20065.1); Has 975 Blast hits to 975 proteins in 277 species: Archae - 178; Bacteria - 0; Metazoa - 339; Fungi - 204; Plants - 110; Viruses - 3; Other Eukaryotes - 141 (source: NCBI BLink).) encodes MEKSRESEFLFCNLCGTMLVLKSTKYAECPHCKTTRNAKDIIDKEIAYTVSAEDIRRELGISLFGEKTQAEAELPKIKKACEKCQHPELVYTTRQTRSADEGQTTYYTCPNCAHRFTEG; translated from the exons ATGGAGAAATCTAGAGAAAGCGAGTTCTTGTTCTGTAATTTGTGTGGGACTATGCTTGTCTTGAAATCAACCAAGTATGCAGAATGTCCACATTGCAAAACAACACGGAATGCAAAAG ATATCATCGACAAGGAAATAGCTTACACAGTTTCTGCTGAG GATATCAGAAGAGAACTAGGAATATCATTGTTTGGTGAAAAAACGCAGGCAGAAGCTGAGCTACCAAAG ATCAAAAAGGCATGCGAGAAATGCCAGCATCCTGAGCTTGTATACACAACCAGACAG ACGAGATCAGCTGATGAAGGACAGACAACATATTACACTTGCCCCAATTGTGCTCATAGATTCACAGAAGGTTGA
- a CDS encoding TRAM, LAG1 and CLN8 (TLC) lipid-sensing domain containing protein (TRAM, LAG1 and CLN8 (TLC) lipid-sensing domain containing protein; FUNCTIONS IN: molecular_function unknown; INVOLVED IN: biological_process unknown; LOCATED IN: endomembrane system, integral to membrane; EXPRESSED IN: stem, sepal, male gametophyte, pedicel; EXPRESSED DURING: 4 anthesis; CONTAINS InterPro DOMAIN/s: TRAM/LAG1/CLN8 homology domain (InterPro:IPR006634); BEST Arabidopsis thaliana protein match is: DNA-binding storekeeper protein-related (TAIR:AT5G14280.1); Has 77 Blast hits to 77 proteins in 19 species: Archae - 0; Bacteria - 0; Metazoa - 5; Fungi - 0; Plants - 70; Viruses - 0; Other Eukaryotes - 2 (source: NCBI BLink).): METASFNPSSFLATFPSFLLLFLAVYTIGYFLVFRTWKQSSHLGASCLMSLFHGTPAVIMASHALLTTPRADVHSFASPNTAVESNVLDFSMAYFTVDLLHYLIFLPNDFIFILHHIATLYVFATCRFAVGHGAHGLLLLLILAEATSACQNVWTITGYRKNDVALARRVRELLSPPFYLFYTVVRGLAGPVVLYDMATFYGSGAADGVVPRWAWLSWLVVIGFAILVSILWVLRNWLDWFRENNSSKKYK; this comes from the coding sequence ATggaaacggcgtcgtttaaTCCTTCGTCTTTTCTGGCTACTTTCCCGTcgtttctcctcctcttcctcgcCGTATACACCATCGGCTATTTCCTAGTTTTCCGTACATGGAAACAATCATCACATTTAGGCGCTAGCTGCTTAATGTCACTCTTCCACGGCACTCCCGCCGTTATAATGGCTTCCCACGCGCTGCTCACAACTCCACGCGCCGACGTACACTCATTCGCTTCTCCCAATACCGCCGTGGAATCAAACGTACTCGACTTCAGCATGGCTTATTTCACCGTTGATCTTCTCCATTACTTAATCTTCCTCCCTAACgacttcatcttcatcctccaCCACATTGCGACCCTATACGTTTTCGCCACGTGTAGATTCGCCGTCGGTCACGGAGCTCACGggcttctcctcctcttgatACTCGCGGAGGCGACGAGCGCGTGTCAGAACGTCTGGACGATCACCGGGTATAGAAAAAACGACGTCGCGTTAGCGAGGAGAGTGAGAGAGCTTTTGTCTCCGCcgttttatcttttttatacTGTGGTTCGTGGATTGGCTGGTCCGGTGGTTTTGTATGATATGGCGACGTTTTACGGTAGCGGTGCGGCGGATGGAGTGGTTCCACGGTGGGCTTGGTTATCGTGGCTTGTTGTGATTGGGTTTGCTAttttggttagtattttgtgGGTTTTACGTAATTGGCTTGATTGGTTTAGGGAGAATAACTCTAGCAAGAAATACAAGTGA